From one Plantibacter flavus genomic stretch:
- the glgP gene encoding alpha-glucan family phosphorylase — protein MKAIRRFTVRALIPESLTSLTALAANLRWSWHEPTQRLFDEIAPDVWRESDHDPISGLGLVTPERLAELAADADFVGRADALHADLRRYLEEPRWYQGLPDPKPQTIAYFSPEFGIAAALPQYSGGLGILAGDHLKSASDLGVPLVGVGLLYRSGYFAQSITNDGWQQESYPVQDPDGLPVTVLREPDGTPVTVTLALPDDRSLSARVWIAEVGRVPLLLLDTDIPENVAELRGVTDRLYGGGGEHRLLQELLLGIGGVRAIKQWSELTDHALPQVYHSNEGHAGFLGLERISDLVGNGLSFDEALQLVRGGTVFTTHTPVPAGIDRFDREVITRYFSGDLLPGVAAPDVLALGDETANGGSADVFNLAIMGLRLAQRANGVSRLHGEVSRAMFRGLWPGFDVSDVPITSITNGVHAPSWTDPSLVDLAVDRWGTTDTSRADWSDPSLSDAELWSRKHGMRERLVADVRRRIADGYRTQNPQAVLPSWIDELLDPEVLTIGFARRVPSYKRLTLMLRDPDRLRAILLHPERPVQIVVAGKAHPADDDGKRLIQRLVQFAQDPELRSRIVFLPDYGIGMAKTLYPGCDVWLNNPLRPLEACGTSGMKAALNGALNLSILDGWWNEYADSENGWVIPSADGAADDEERDALEATALYEILEHQLVPRFYEREDDGLPQRWMQMVRHTISTLSEPLSADRMVREYTERMYLPAAAMERELNASDQQRARELAAYKQRVREAWPQLAVAHVESGGVDAVPQVGDVLRLRAYVQLGSLSPEDVTVEVVCGVPGAGGELLDIRTQPLEQQQSPSTSRPEHTLEYAGTLPLDRAGGFGYTVRIVPRHELLLTPAELGLVAVADQ, from the coding sequence GTGAAGGCTATCCGCAGGTTTACCGTCCGCGCGCTCATCCCCGAGTCCCTGACCTCGCTCACCGCCCTCGCTGCGAACCTGCGGTGGTCGTGGCACGAGCCGACGCAGCGCCTGTTCGACGAGATCGCACCGGACGTCTGGCGCGAGTCCGACCACGATCCGATCAGCGGCCTCGGTCTCGTCACACCGGAGCGACTGGCGGAACTCGCCGCCGATGCGGACTTCGTCGGCCGCGCCGACGCCTTGCACGCCGACCTCCGCCGGTACCTGGAGGAGCCGCGTTGGTACCAGGGTCTTCCGGACCCGAAACCGCAGACGATCGCCTACTTCTCGCCCGAGTTCGGTATCGCCGCGGCCCTGCCGCAGTACTCGGGCGGACTCGGCATCCTCGCCGGCGACCACCTGAAGAGCGCGTCCGACCTGGGGGTGCCGCTCGTCGGCGTGGGCCTCCTCTACCGCTCCGGATACTTCGCGCAGTCGATCACGAACGACGGCTGGCAGCAGGAGTCCTATCCCGTGCAGGACCCCGACGGACTCCCGGTCACGGTGCTCCGGGAGCCGGACGGGACACCGGTCACCGTCACCCTGGCGCTCCCGGACGACCGGAGCCTGTCGGCACGGGTCTGGATCGCCGAGGTCGGTCGGGTGCCACTGCTGCTGCTCGACACGGACATCCCGGAGAACGTCGCCGAGCTGCGCGGCGTGACGGACCGGTTGTACGGCGGTGGCGGCGAGCATCGACTCTTGCAGGAACTCCTCCTCGGCATCGGCGGCGTCCGAGCGATCAAGCAGTGGAGCGAGCTCACGGACCACGCGCTGCCGCAGGTCTACCACTCCAACGAAGGCCACGCCGGTTTCCTGGGGCTCGAGCGGATCAGCGACCTCGTCGGCAACGGACTCTCCTTCGACGAGGCGCTGCAACTCGTGCGGGGCGGGACCGTCTTCACGACGCACACCCCCGTTCCGGCCGGGATCGACCGGTTCGACCGCGAGGTGATCACGCGGTACTTCAGCGGTGACCTGCTCCCGGGCGTCGCCGCACCGGACGTCCTCGCACTCGGCGACGAGACGGCGAACGGCGGCTCGGCCGACGTCTTCAACCTGGCGATCATGGGTCTGCGTCTGGCGCAGCGTGCGAACGGCGTCAGTCGGTTGCATGGCGAGGTGAGCCGGGCGATGTTCCGAGGCCTCTGGCCCGGCTTCGACGTCTCGGACGTGCCGATCACGTCCATCACGAACGGTGTCCACGCCCCGAGCTGGACCGATCCGTCGCTCGTCGACCTCGCCGTGGACCGGTGGGGGACGACCGACACGAGTCGGGCGGACTGGTCCGACCCCTCGCTCTCGGACGCCGAGCTCTGGTCGCGGAAGCACGGGATGCGGGAGCGCCTCGTCGCCGACGTGCGGCGCCGGATCGCCGACGGGTATCGGACCCAGAACCCGCAAGCGGTGCTCCCGTCCTGGATCGATGAACTGCTCGACCCCGAGGTGTTGACGATCGGGTTCGCCCGGCGCGTGCCGAGCTACAAGCGGCTCACCCTCATGTTGCGCGATCCCGATCGACTTCGCGCGATCCTGCTCCATCCCGAACGGCCCGTCCAGATCGTCGTCGCGGGCAAAGCGCACCCGGCGGACGACGACGGCAAGCGGCTCATCCAGCGCCTCGTACAGTTCGCCCAGGATCCCGAGCTCCGATCGCGCATCGTCTTCCTGCCCGACTACGGCATCGGGATGGCCAAGACGCTCTACCCGGGCTGTGACGTGTGGTTGAACAACCCGCTGCGTCCCCTCGAGGCCTGCGGGACCTCCGGCATGAAGGCCGCCCTCAACGGGGCCCTGAACCTGTCGATCCTCGACGGATGGTGGAACGAGTACGCCGACAGCGAGAACGGTTGGGTCATCCCGTCGGCGGACGGGGCGGCGGACGACGAGGAACGCGACGCCCTCGAGGCCACGGCGCTGTACGAGATCCTCGAGCACCAGCTGGTGCCGCGGTTCTACGAGCGTGAGGACGACGGGCTGCCGCAGCGCTGGATGCAGATGGTGCGACACACGATCTCGACGCTGTCCGAACCGCTCAGCGCCGACCGCATGGTCCGCGAGTACACGGAGCGCATGTACCTCCCGGCGGCGGCGATGGAGCGCGAGCTCAACGCGTCCGATCAGCAGCGGGCGCGCGAGCTGGCAGCCTACAAGCAGCGGGTGCGCGAGGCCTGGCCACAGCTGGCGGTCGCCCATGTCGAGAGCGGCGGTGTCGACGCGGTCCCGCAGGTCGGTGACGTACTGCGGCTGCGCGCCTACGTCCAGCTGGGATCGCTGTCACCGGAGGACGTGACCGTCGAGGTGGTCTGCGGGGTACCCGGTGCCGGGGGAGAACTGCTCGACATCCGGACGCAGCCGCTCGAGCAGCAGCAGTCCCCGTCGACGAGTCGGCCGGAGCACACGCTCGAGTACGCCGGGACGCTTCCCCTCGATCGGGCCGGCGGGTTCGGGTACACGGTGCGCATCGTGCCGAGACACGAGCTGCTCCTCACCCCCGCGGAACTCGGGCTCGTCGCCGTGGCGGATCAGTAG
- the ybaK gene encoding Cys-tRNA(Pro) deacylase, translating to MAKRRAEGGGTPATVTLTSLGIPFTPRSYRHDPSVTAFGLEAAAALGVDPPRVLKTLLAEVDGSLVVAIVPVTDQLDLKALATALGGKRATMADPAVAERKTGYVVGGISPIGQRTTLPTVLDESAFEHETVLVSGGRRGFDLELAPSDLGSAVSAVVARIAR from the coding sequence ATGGCGAAACGGAGGGCCGAGGGCGGTGGCACCCCGGCGACGGTGACGTTGACCTCGCTGGGCATCCCGTTCACCCCGCGCTCCTACCGACACGATCCGTCGGTGACGGCCTTCGGGCTCGAAGCAGCCGCAGCGCTCGGGGTCGACCCGCCCAGGGTGCTCAAGACCCTGCTGGCGGAGGTGGACGGGTCGCTCGTCGTCGCGATCGTCCCGGTCACCGACCAACTCGACCTCAAGGCGCTCGCGACGGCCCTCGGCGGGAAGCGGGCGACGATGGCGGACCCCGCCGTCGCCGAGCGCAAGACGGGCTACGTGGTCGGCGGCATCAGCCCGATCGGGCAACGCACCACGCTCCCGACGGTGCTCGACGAGAGCGCCTTCGAGCACGAGACGGTGTTGGTCTCGGGTGGTCGGCGCGGGTTCGACCTCGAACTCGCCCCATCAGACCTCGGATCGGCCGTGTCCGCCGTCGTCGCGCGGATCGCCAGATAG
- the glgX gene encoding glycogen debranching protein GlgX: MNAGDPFHDLGVRLGPSGGELRVWSEHADALELVIFDDKDLNWITHSVEMTRDDDGVWSGSSEELVLGRRYAVRASGPSSPNNAFDPSLLLLDPYARGLARVSAEQWRSVVVDDAFDWGGVQKPRVPLDRTVVYEAHVKGLSKLHPDVPEELRGTYAGLAHPAMIAHLHDLGVTSVELLPVHAFTSEQRLIKQGLVNYWGYNTLNFFSPHASYATKTAQAGGADEVLREFKGMVKLLHEAGLEVILDVVYNHTAEEGPGGPRTSFRGIDNATYYRQDATGAYIDVTGCGNTVDFGHPVPQQLVLDSLRYWADEVQIDGFRFDLAATLGRNEAVEFTPDHPLLEAIVHDPSLVDAKMIAEPWDVGMGGWQTGNFPAGWHEWNDRYRDRVRNFWLSDIDYARRADAPVGIGGFATRLAGSSNTISAERGPLASVNFITAHDGFTLADLVSYDVKHNVGNGESNRDGTDNNRSFNHGAEGPTDDPAILAARRKAIRNLLGTLLLSAGVPMLTAGDEFGRSQRGNNNAYCHDSELTWVGWTREPWQDQLLAHSRRLLELRREHPALRPEHFAAAGTTVPGASVMDWFDASGGTMSTEDWTSPRNRTLQFFSTSTPESEELDRVLLIVHGVEQPVEVTLPQHEGVTAFVRIWNSADDAPTSEEEQFVPGQTVPVSATSMQLFRAV; this comes from the coding sequence ATGAACGCTGGTGACCCCTTCCACGATCTCGGCGTCCGCCTCGGCCCGTCCGGTGGTGAGCTCCGTGTGTGGTCCGAGCATGCGGATGCCCTCGAACTCGTGATCTTCGACGACAAGGATCTGAACTGGATCACCCACTCGGTCGAGATGACCCGCGACGACGACGGTGTCTGGAGTGGGAGTTCCGAGGAGCTGGTGCTCGGCCGACGCTATGCGGTCCGCGCCTCCGGGCCGTCCTCGCCGAACAACGCCTTCGACCCGAGCCTCCTGCTGCTCGACCCCTACGCCCGCGGCCTCGCCCGGGTGTCGGCAGAGCAGTGGCGGTCCGTCGTCGTCGACGACGCGTTCGACTGGGGCGGTGTGCAGAAACCCCGTGTCCCGCTCGACCGGACCGTCGTGTACGAGGCGCACGTCAAGGGGCTGAGCAAGCTGCACCCCGACGTGCCGGAGGAGCTGCGGGGCACGTACGCGGGCCTCGCCCACCCCGCGATGATCGCGCATCTGCACGACCTCGGGGTGACGAGCGTCGAACTGCTTCCGGTGCACGCGTTCACCTCTGAGCAGCGTCTCATCAAGCAGGGCCTCGTCAACTACTGGGGCTACAACACCCTGAACTTCTTCAGTCCACACGCCTCCTACGCGACGAAGACGGCGCAGGCGGGAGGCGCGGACGAGGTCCTCCGCGAGTTCAAGGGCATGGTGAAGCTGCTGCACGAGGCCGGCCTCGAGGTCATCCTCGACGTCGTCTACAACCACACCGCCGAAGAGGGGCCCGGCGGCCCCCGCACGAGCTTCCGCGGCATCGACAACGCGACCTACTACCGTCAGGACGCCACCGGCGCCTACATCGACGTGACGGGCTGCGGCAACACCGTGGACTTCGGCCACCCGGTCCCCCAACAGCTCGTGCTCGACTCGTTGCGGTACTGGGCGGACGAGGTGCAGATCGACGGCTTCCGGTTCGACCTCGCTGCGACGCTCGGTCGGAACGAGGCGGTCGAGTTCACGCCCGACCACCCCCTGCTCGAGGCGATCGTCCACGACCCGTCGCTCGTCGACGCGAAGATGATCGCCGAGCCCTGGGACGTCGGGATGGGCGGCTGGCAGACGGGGAACTTCCCCGCCGGGTGGCACGAGTGGAACGACCGGTACCGGGATCGCGTCCGCAACTTCTGGCTCTCCGACATCGACTACGCGAGACGGGCGGACGCCCCTGTCGGGATCGGTGGGTTCGCGACCCGTCTGGCCGGATCGAGCAACACCATCTCCGCTGAGCGCGGTCCGCTGGCCTCCGTCAACTTCATCACGGCCCACGACGGGTTCACCCTGGCGGACCTCGTCTCGTACGACGTCAAGCACAACGTCGGGAACGGCGAATCCAACCGCGACGGGACGGACAACAACCGTTCCTTCAACCACGGTGCCGAGGGCCCGACGGACGACCCCGCGATCCTCGCCGCTCGTCGCAAGGCGATCCGGAACCTGCTCGGCACGCTCCTGCTGTCGGCGGGTGTCCCGATGCTCACGGCTGGCGACGAGTTCGGGCGGAGTCAGCGCGGCAACAACAACGCCTACTGTCACGACTCCGAACTGACGTGGGTCGGGTGGACGAGGGAGCCCTGGCAGGACCAGTTGCTCGCACACAGCCGCCGGCTCCTCGAACTGCGCCGCGAACACCCCGCCCTCCGACCGGAGCATTTCGCCGCCGCCGGGACGACGGTGCCCGGCGCGAGCGTCATGGACTGGTTCGACGCGTCTGGCGGGACCATGAGCACCGAGGACTGGACGAGTCCACGGAACCGGACGTTGCAGTTCTTCTCGACGAGCACGCCGGAGTCCGAGGAGCTCGACCGCGTGCTGCTCATCGTGCACGGCGTCGAGCAGCCGGTCGAGGTCACCTTGCCCCAGCACGAGGGCGTGACCGCGTTCGTGCGCATCTGGAACTCCGCAGACGACGCACCGACGTCCGAGGAGGAGCAGTTCGTCCCCGGCCAGACGGTCCCGGTCTCGGCCACGTCGATGCAGCTCTTCCGAGCCGTCTGA
- a CDS encoding cysteine desulfurase family protein: protein MVVYLDHAATTPVRSEVIEAYASAMATVGNPASIHGPGQQARRLLEEARERVAATLGCDPIELVFTSGGTESINLALKGLYWHRQQDRRRAAVLAPAGEHHATLDTVEWLERHEGASPLWIPLDDLGRVSLDTAAARFADHGPDIAVATALWANNEVGTIQPVVRLAALAAASEVPFHLDAVSAYGHLPIDLADLRAASGSVGAGGLVALSVSAHKIGGPVGIGALVVSRAAVVEPLQHGGGQQRGLRSGTQDVAAAVGFAVAAELMALERTAEQERLSALRDRLVAGVRATVPEAELTGDPSERLASNANFVFPGAQGDSMLFLLDLAGVAVSTGSACQAGVPEPSHVLLAMGRPETEARSVLRITLGRTTTEGDVDDFLQALPRAYAQASRAGSADRDTALGARP from the coding sequence ATGGTGGTGTACCTGGACCACGCCGCGACGACCCCGGTGCGATCCGAGGTGATCGAGGCCTACGCGTCCGCGATGGCGACCGTCGGCAACCCGGCCTCCATCCACGGCCCCGGGCAACAGGCCCGCCGCCTCCTCGAAGAGGCACGTGAGCGGGTCGCGGCGACCCTCGGATGCGACCCCATCGAACTCGTCTTCACCTCCGGCGGCACCGAATCCATCAACCTCGCCCTCAAGGGGCTCTACTGGCACCGCCAGCAGGATCGACGCCGCGCCGCCGTGCTCGCACCCGCGGGGGAGCACCACGCCACGCTCGACACCGTCGAGTGGCTCGAGCGCCACGAGGGTGCATCCCCGCTCTGGATCCCGCTCGACGACCTCGGCCGCGTCTCACTCGACACGGCGGCCGCGCGCTTCGCCGACCACGGCCCCGACATCGCCGTGGCGACGGCGCTCTGGGCGAACAACGAGGTCGGCACCATCCAGCCCGTCGTCCGGCTGGCGGCGCTCGCCGCAGCGTCCGAGGTGCCGTTCCACCTGGACGCGGTTTCGGCCTACGGACACCTCCCCATCGACCTCGCCGACCTTCGCGCCGCATCCGGATCCGTCGGTGCCGGTGGTCTCGTCGCGCTCAGCGTCTCCGCGCACAAGATCGGTGGTCCCGTGGGGATCGGAGCCCTGGTCGTGAGTCGCGCAGCCGTGGTCGAGCCCTTGCAGCACGGTGGCGGACAGCAACGCGGACTCCGCTCCGGCACGCAGGACGTCGCGGCAGCCGTCGGATTCGCCGTCGCCGCAGAGCTCATGGCGCTCGAGCGGACCGCGGAACAGGAGCGTCTCAGCGCCTTGCGCGACCGACTCGTGGCCGGCGTGCGGGCGACCGTTCCGGAGGCCGAGCTGACGGGTGATCCCAGCGAACGACTCGCGTCGAACGCGAACTTCGTGTTCCCCGGCGCACAGGGGGACTCGATGCTCTTCCTGCTCGACCTCGCGGGGGTGGCGGTCTCGACGGGTTCCGCATGCCAGGCCGGCGTCCCGGAACCGTCGCATGTCCTGCTCGCGATGGGACGCCCGGAGACCGAGGCCCGATCGGTCCTCCGGATCACGCTGGGCCGGACGACGACCGAGGGCGACGTGGACGACTTCCTCCAGGCACTGCCGCGCGCGTACGCGCAGGCGAGTCGGGCCGGTTCCGCCGACCGCGACACGGCACTGGGCGCTCGTCCCTGA
- the mnmA gene encoding tRNA 2-thiouridine(34) synthase MnmA, whose protein sequence is MKVLAAMSGGVDSAVAAARAVDAGHEVVGVHLALSRMTGTLRTGSRGCCTIEDSMDAQRAANLIGIPYYVWDFSERFKLDVVDDFIAEYRAGRTPNPCMRCNEKIKFAALLEKALDLGFDAVVTGHYATIVTSPDGDRELHRASAWAKDQSYVLGVLTAEQLAHSMFPLGATPSKAEVRAEAAERGFTVANKPDSHDICFIPDGDTKGWLGERVGTETGQVLDRDGAVVGSHEGAHAFTVGQRKGLHLGVPAPDGRPRFVLEVRPKDNTVVVGPKEALAIGEIAGSRFTWAGRAPEVGAEAIPCDVQIRAHADPVPAELTLVGGELVVHPETPLDGVAPGQTAVLYSGTRVLGQFTIDRTVSAVPVGAAASA, encoded by the coding sequence GTGAAAGTTCTGGCAGCGATGAGTGGCGGAGTCGACTCCGCCGTGGCAGCGGCACGCGCCGTCGACGCGGGCCATGAGGTGGTCGGTGTCCACCTGGCGCTCAGCCGGATGACGGGCACGCTCCGGACCGGCAGTCGCGGGTGCTGCACCATCGAGGACTCGATGGACGCCCAGCGTGCGGCGAACCTGATCGGCATCCCGTACTACGTGTGGGACTTCTCGGAGCGCTTCAAGCTCGACGTGGTCGACGACTTCATCGCCGAGTACCGCGCCGGCCGGACCCCGAACCCGTGTATGCGATGCAACGAGAAGATCAAGTTCGCCGCGTTGCTCGAGAAGGCGCTCGATCTCGGGTTCGACGCGGTCGTGACCGGCCACTACGCCACGATCGTCACGAGCCCCGACGGTGATCGAGAACTGCACCGGGCGAGTGCCTGGGCGAAGGACCAGTCGTACGTCCTGGGCGTGCTCACCGCCGAACAGCTCGCGCACTCGATGTTCCCGCTCGGAGCGACGCCGTCGAAGGCCGAGGTCCGTGCCGAGGCCGCTGAGCGCGGCTTCACGGTGGCGAACAAGCCCGACAGCCACGACATCTGCTTCATCCCTGACGGCGACACGAAGGGCTGGCTGGGGGAGCGGGTCGGTACCGAGACCGGCCAGGTCCTCGACCGCGACGGAGCCGTCGTCGGTTCGCACGAGGGTGCCCACGCGTTCACCGTCGGCCAGCGCAAGGGCCTGCACCTCGGCGTGCCGGCGCCGGACGGACGTCCCCGCTTCGTCCTCGAGGTGCGTCCGAAGGACAACACGGTCGTCGTCGGGCCGAAGGAGGCGCTCGCCATCGGCGAGATCGCCGGCTCGCGCTTCACCTGGGCTGGGAGGGCTCCGGAGGTCGGTGCCGAAGCGATCCCGTGCGACGTCCAGATCCGTGCGCACGCGGACCCGGTCCCCGCCGAGCTGACGCTCGTCGGTGGCGAACTCGTCGTCCACCCGGAGACACCGCTCGACGGCGTCGCTCCCGGACAGACCGCCGTGCTGTACAGCGGGACGCGCGTCCTCGGTCAGTTCACGATCGACCGCACCGTCAGCGCGGTACCCGTCGGAGCCGCCGCCTCCGCCTGA
- a CDS encoding sugar porter family MFS transporter has translation MSQSSSPGTGAAPTSKQLTARVIGISVSAAVGGFLFGFDSSVVNGAVDAMQDHFALSEALIGFAVASALLGCALGAYLAGRIADSRGRIFTMLLGAGLFFVSSFGAGFAFSPWDLVIWRIVGGLGIGIASVVAPAYIAEIAPSAIRGRLASLQQLAITLGIFAALLSDSVLAGAAGGASNPLWFGVEAWRWMFIACALPAVVYGVLAMRLPESPRFLVRKGKSDEARRIFATVWPQEEVDRAVKLAEQAVKDDEQQKKATLWGGRFGLLPIVWIGIILSIFQQFVGINVIFYYSTTLWKAVGFQESDSLLISVITSVTNVAVTIVAILLVDRIGRRPILLAGSIGMTVSLGAMAIAFTQSVTDSAGEVSLPQPWGTIALVAANVFVVAFGASWGPLVWVLLGEIFPNRLRAKALGVAAMAQWIANFLITVSFPALAAFSLPVTYGMYALFALLSFVFVLAKIPETNGLTLEEAETLFVKKPKKSKAGAPSRS, from the coding sequence ATGTCCCAGTCCAGCAGTCCGGGAACGGGGGCGGCTCCCACCAGCAAGCAGCTGACCGCGCGCGTCATCGGCATCTCCGTCTCGGCCGCGGTCGGTGGCTTCCTCTTCGGATTCGACTCCTCCGTGGTGAACGGCGCGGTCGACGCGATGCAGGACCACTTCGCGCTCAGTGAGGCGCTCATCGGCTTCGCGGTCGCGTCAGCGCTGCTCGGTTGCGCGCTCGGCGCCTACCTCGCGGGTCGGATCGCAGACAGCCGCGGCCGCATCTTCACGATGCTGCTCGGTGCAGGCCTGTTCTTCGTCTCCTCCTTCGGAGCCGGCTTCGCCTTCTCCCCCTGGGACCTCGTCATCTGGCGCATCGTCGGCGGGCTCGGTATCGGCATCGCCTCGGTCGTGGCTCCGGCGTACATCGCCGAGATCGCGCCGAGCGCCATCCGCGGCCGTCTCGCCTCGCTGCAGCAGCTCGCCATCACGCTCGGCATCTTCGCCGCGCTCCTGTCCGACTCCGTCCTGGCGGGCGCCGCCGGCGGCGCGTCGAACCCGCTGTGGTTCGGCGTCGAGGCCTGGCGCTGGATGTTCATCGCCTGCGCGCTCCCGGCCGTGGTCTACGGCGTGCTCGCGATGCGACTCCCCGAGTCGCCCCGGTTCCTCGTCCGCAAGGGCAAGTCCGACGAGGCCCGTCGGATCTTCGCGACCGTCTGGCCGCAGGAGGAGGTGGATCGCGCCGTCAAGCTCGCCGAGCAGGCGGTGAAGGACGATGAGCAGCAGAAGAAGGCGACCCTCTGGGGCGGACGCTTCGGGCTCCTGCCGATCGTCTGGATCGGCATCATCCTGTCGATCTTCCAGCAGTTCGTCGGCATCAACGTGATCTTCTACTACTCGACGACGCTGTGGAAGGCCGTCGGGTTCCAGGAGTCCGATTCGCTCCTCATCTCGGTCATCACCTCGGTGACGAACGTCGCGGTCACCATCGTCGCCATCCTGCTCGTGGACCGCATCGGTCGACGGCCGATCCTCCTCGCGGGCTCCATCGGCATGACGGTCTCGCTGGGTGCGATGGCGATCGCGTTCACACAGTCGGTGACCGACAGCGCTGGTGAGGTGTCGTTGCCCCAGCCGTGGGGAACGATCGCCCTCGTGGCCGCCAACGTGTTCGTGGTCGCGTTCGGCGCGTCGTGGGGACCGCTCGTCTGGGTGCTCCTCGGCGAGATCTTCCCGAACCGCCTGCGCGCGAAGGCACTCGGTGTCGCGGCGATGGCGCAGTGGATCGCGAACTTCCTCATCACGGTCAGTTTCCCGGCCCTCGCCGCGTTCTCCCTGCCGGTGACCTACGGCATGTACGCGCTGTTCGCGCTCCTCTCGTTCGTCTTCGTCCTCGCGAAGATCCCTGAGACGAACGGCCTGACGCTCGAGGAGGCGGAGACCCTCTTCGTCAAGAAGCCCAAGAAGTCCAAGGCGGGCGCACCGTCCCGATCCTGA